A region from the Flavobacterium enshiense genome encodes:
- a CDS encoding DUF2851 family protein, with protein sequence MQEDFLHHIWQYRKFTYVYLRTFNGEELRILHPGHYLKQAGPDFFNAQIYIGNQKWAGNIEIHIKSSDWYIHHHENDPAYDAVILHVVWEHDTGVFRADNTEIPVLELKNYVAKEILESYYSLSFAKSWIYCEKDLASVDKFVLKKWQERLFFDRLERKALLMQEQLLRNKNDWEATLFCFLAKNFGLNTNGDSFFAIAASIPFSIIRKEKNELENLEALFLGRAGLLEEEKQDVYYNDLKNRWCHLSDKYQLEKAFIAPVQFFKLRPDNFPTIRLAQLAQLYHQQDNLFSKMMASESVSAFYTIFDVKVSDYWQIHYQFDKESPKKHKGLTSSFVDLLIMNTIIPIRFALAKQLGEEVTDDLIGFLEEIEAEKNVIIDKFTNFGIHAKNAFDSQTLLQLKNEFCNVKKCLQCEIGIELLKK encoded by the coding sequence ATGCAAGAAGATTTTTTACACCACATCTGGCAATACAGAAAATTTACCTATGTTTACTTACGTACTTTTAATGGGGAAGAACTTCGGATTCTCCATCCGGGCCATTATCTGAAACAGGCAGGCCCCGATTTTTTCAATGCCCAAATTTATATCGGAAATCAAAAATGGGCAGGCAATATTGAAATTCACATCAAATCTTCCGATTGGTATATCCACCATCATGAAAACGATCCTGCTTATGATGCCGTAATCCTACACGTTGTTTGGGAACACGATACTGGTGTTTTTCGGGCAGACAATACAGAAATTCCGGTTTTGGAATTGAAAAACTACGTTGCTAAGGAAATTCTAGAGAGTTATTATTCACTTTCATTCGCTAAATCCTGGATTTATTGTGAAAAAGATTTAGCTTCCGTTGATAAATTTGTCTTGAAAAAATGGCAGGAACGATTGTTTTTTGATCGGCTTGAACGAAAAGCACTTCTCATGCAGGAGCAGTTGCTTCGTAACAAGAACGATTGGGAAGCAACGTTGTTTTGTTTTTTGGCAAAGAATTTTGGTTTAAATACTAATGGAGATTCTTTCTTTGCGATTGCGGCTTCAATTCCGTTTTCGATTATACGAAAGGAAAAGAATGAACTTGAAAATCTGGAAGCCTTGTTTTTAGGGCGTGCCGGATTACTGGAAGAAGAAAAACAGGATGTTTATTATAATGACCTAAAGAATCGTTGGTGTCATTTGTCTGATAAATATCAATTAGAAAAGGCATTTATAGCACCAGTTCAATTTTTTAAACTTCGTCCCGATAATTTTCCAACAATCCGTCTGGCTCAACTGGCGCAATTATACCATCAACAGGACAATCTGTTTTCCAAAATGATGGCTTCCGAATCGGTTTCGGCTTTCTATACAATTTTTGATGTGAAGGTTTCTGATTATTGGCAGATCCATTATCAGTTCGATAAAGAAAGTCCGAAGAAACACAAGGGGTTAACTTCTTCTTTTGTGGACTTGTTGATCATGAATACCATCATTCCAATCCGGTTTGCTCTTGCCAAACAATTGGGTGAAGAGGTGACCGATGATTTAATCGGTTTTTTGGAAGAAATCGAAGCCGAGAAAAATGTAATCATCGATAAGTTTACAAATTTTGGAATCCATGCCAAAAATGCTTTTGATTCACAAACACTGTTGCAACTAAAAAATGAGTTTTGCAACGTTAAAAAATGTTTGCAATGCGAAATAGGTATTGAATTGTTAAAGAAATAA
- a CDS encoding SusD/RagB family nutrient-binding outer membrane lipoprotein, with the protein MKRIKFILPLIAGFMLFSCSDYLDINKSPNNADGNAVTPDLSLAAAQSDSYRNLTRRMNEYGNVFMNNWGANVNSFTGGYAEEFGIFVSNNFYDDVWDGLYRGTGLYSKIINHPAQGFDNHKAIAKICKAFYFQYLVDLYGDVPYSEAHKGMANVTPKYDDDQEIYKDLIVQLDAAINTIQNPVPGAKVVGTEDVILKGDMAGWVRFANTLKLRILLRQSEVAEADPVIKQYITDEFAKLNGALFVEADVIINPGYSSGSDSRQNPWMNLMVELKKNSSNQFVYRQAFNFRRASAHIAGQLNSTADGRRARIFAPVSGTDITGVIQGDQSALNGGGTAPGAISSLGPGLVRDNGQDGYMMLRAESLLLQAEAAHRGYLPGTPQTLFNQAITASFTTFVATGAPAYISLINGVVGKGYGAPGATSEEQLEAIFYQKDVALNGINGAEIFIEYTRARKNGRPLIDEVIPMPLNSTTPTNEKPRRLMYPISEYASNSANVPVQSISDAYNTAPFWFRN; encoded by the coding sequence ATGAAAAGAATTAAATTTATATTACCGTTAATAGCTGGTTTTATGCTATTTTCTTGTAGTGATTATTTGGATATAAATAAGTCTCCAAATAATGCTGACGGGAACGCAGTTACACCTGATTTATCTTTAGCTGCAGCGCAGTCTGATTCTTATAGAAATTTGACAAGACGTATGAATGAGTATGGTAACGTATTCATGAATAACTGGGGTGCAAACGTTAACTCTTTCACTGGTGGGTATGCTGAAGAATTTGGAATCTTCGTGAGTAACAATTTCTATGATGATGTTTGGGATGGTCTATACAGAGGTACTGGTTTATACTCTAAGATTATTAATCACCCTGCTCAAGGATTTGATAACCACAAAGCGATTGCAAAAATTTGTAAAGCTTTCTATTTTCAATATTTAGTTGACCTTTATGGGGACGTGCCTTATTCTGAGGCTCATAAGGGTATGGCCAATGTGACTCCTAAATATGATGATGACCAAGAGATTTACAAAGATTTAATTGTGCAATTAGATGCTGCAATCAATACAATCCAAAATCCTGTTCCTGGTGCTAAAGTTGTTGGTACTGAAGATGTTATCTTAAAAGGAGACATGGCTGGTTGGGTTAGATTTGCTAACACATTGAAACTAAGAATTTTATTGAGACAGTCTGAAGTGGCTGAAGCGGATCCGGTTATTAAACAATACATAACTGACGAATTTGCTAAATTGAATGGTGCTCTTTTCGTAGAAGCTGATGTTATTATTAATCCTGGATATTCAAGCGGAAGTGATTCAAGACAAAATCCTTGGATGAACTTAATGGTTGAATTAAAGAAAAATTCAAGTAATCAATTCGTTTACAGACAGGCATTCAATTTCAGAAGAGCTTCTGCGCACATCGCTGGACAATTAAATTCTACTGCTGACGGAAGAAGAGCAAGAATCTTCGCTCCTGTTTCTGGAACAGATATTACTGGGGTTATCCAGGGTGACCAGTCTGCATTAAACGGTGGAGGTACAGCGCCAGGTGCTATTTCTTCATTGGGCCCAGGCTTAGTGAGGGATAATGGACAAGACGGATACATGATGTTGCGTGCAGAAAGTTTGTTGTTACAAGCAGAGGCAGCTCACAGAGGATATTTGCCAGGTACTCCTCAAACATTATTTAACCAGGCTATTACTGCTTCTTTTACAACATTCGTTGCAACTGGTGCTCCAGCTTATATTTCTCTGATTAATGGAGTAGTTGGAAAAGGATATGGCGCTCCGGGAGCAACTAGTGAGGAGCAATTGGAGGCTATTTTCTACCAAAAGGATGTTGCTTTGAATGGTATCAATGGAGCAGAAATCTTCATCGAGTATACAAGAGCTCGTAAAAACGGAAGACCGTTGATTGATGAAGTTATTCCTATGCCATTAAATTCGACTACACCGACAAACGAAAAACCACGTCGTTTAATGTATCCTATTTCTGAGTACGCTAGTAACAGTGCTAACGTACCTGTTCAGAGCATATCGGATGCGTACAACACGGCTCCTTTCTGGTTTAGAAACTAA
- a CDS encoding GLPGLI family protein — protein MKKNLTILVFCGFLSAFGQTKPKQPNGLKITYLKSSNGKLIENQDPILIFANDSQTVITSEKINTKKADFPFEQTIVNRPKNNFVQVANLSATKTTSTTDSITIGKQSFEITTDTKTILGYKCKKAKTVINSNTIELWYTDELKVKGAPTVLGQNLGLVLEMVRNGNYTVSASKIETVKKLNTSSLVPNTGKNVDPLTYRDLLWKSRFTTLSVFENEVINFSDASKSNDSILRFANGTIILRKIKFPEIKSGSQIFVDVAEQSNGDAYDRTGSVFVIPTDEKATFMDGLKNGAKTLPIYENGNGKKYQGVVRTDDYAPLLELMRFFTPFGIKQYNHIELKDKKWHEIVPYRQDISELYSTLSNKELWVGTFIGNYDKGGHKVSIHITIHNEENQPIKNTFALPLFNTTNIMEMAEQEYSTMFNNDNGLLVTFTLDKDVKNAKLRYTTTGHGGWENGDEFVQKKNTILLDEKEVFSFIPWRQDCGSYRLFNPASGNFPNGLSSSDYSRSNWCPGMVTNPNLIDLGDLKAGKHTIRVKIPQGAPEGTGFSAWNVSGVLIGN, from the coding sequence ATGAAAAAAAATCTTACAATTTTAGTTTTCTGTGGTTTCCTGTCGGCCTTCGGACAAACCAAACCTAAACAGCCCAACGGATTAAAAATAACGTATTTAAAAAGTTCCAACGGAAAACTGATCGAAAACCAAGATCCTATACTGATATTTGCAAATGACAGCCAAACGGTAATAACTTCCGAAAAAATAAACACCAAAAAAGCTGACTTCCCTTTTGAACAAACCATTGTTAACCGACCAAAAAACAATTTTGTTCAGGTGGCTAATCTTTCGGCTACAAAAACCACTTCGACAACAGACAGCATTACCATAGGCAAACAGTCTTTTGAAATAACAACAGACACCAAAACAATTTTGGGTTACAAATGCAAAAAAGCAAAAACTGTTATCAATTCTAACACGATAGAACTTTGGTACACCGACGAATTAAAAGTAAAGGGTGCCCCAACCGTTTTAGGACAGAACCTTGGATTGGTTTTGGAGATGGTCCGCAACGGAAATTATACTGTATCGGCTTCCAAAATAGAAACGGTAAAAAAACTAAACACTTCCAGCCTCGTTCCTAATACCGGCAAAAATGTTGATCCTTTAACGTATCGCGATTTGTTATGGAAAAGCCGTTTCACAACTTTATCGGTTTTTGAAAATGAAGTCATCAATTTTTCGGATGCGTCAAAATCGAACGACAGCATTTTGCGATTTGCGAATGGGACCATCATCCTGAGAAAAATAAAATTCCCGGAGATAAAAAGCGGGAGTCAGATTTTTGTAGATGTTGCCGAACAATCTAACGGAGATGCCTACGACCGTACCGGTTCTGTTTTCGTTATTCCGACGGATGAAAAAGCGACTTTCATGGACGGATTAAAAAACGGCGCCAAAACCCTTCCAATCTACGAAAACGGAAATGGAAAGAAATACCAGGGTGTTGTCCGCACCGATGACTATGCTCCACTTTTGGAGTTAATGCGCTTTTTTACCCCTTTTGGCATCAAACAATATAACCATATAGAATTAAAAGATAAAAAGTGGCATGAAATCGTTCCTTACCGTCAGGACATCTCCGAGTTGTATTCGACCTTAAGCAATAAAGAACTTTGGGTAGGCACTTTTATCGGAAACTATGACAAAGGCGGACATAAGGTTTCGATACATATCACTATTCACAATGAAGAAAATCAACCGATAAAAAACACTTTTGCGCTCCCACTTTTCAACACTACCAACATCATGGAAATGGCAGAACAGGAATACAGCACTATGTTTAACAATGACAACGGACTTTTGGTCACATTTACACTGGACAAAGACGTTAAGAATGCAAAACTTCGCTACACCACTACTGGTCACGGAGGATGGGAAAACGGCGATGAATTTGTACAAAAGAAAAACACTATTCTTTTAGATGAGAAAGAAGTTTTCAGCTTTATCCCATGGAGACAGGATTGTGGTTCTTATCGTTTGTTCAATCCTGCATCGGGGAACTTTCCTAACGGATTATCCTCTTCCGACTACAGCCGTTCCAATTGGTGCCCAGGAATGGTTACCAATCCCAACTTGATTGACTTAGGCGATCTAAAAGCAGGAAAACATACCATACGCGTAAAAATACCGCAAGGCGCTCCAGAAGGAACCGGGTTTAGTGCCTGGAATGTTTCCGGGGTATTGATTGGGAATTAA
- a CDS encoding putative porin, with translation MKQGLFCLLFLFSISFSAFAQDDDLQLEKKASNDKAEKKATVDLYKIISIERDTTIVDTSLTIKREYKFNYLRKDIFGLLPFLNEGQTYNTLDFGLTHFNPFPEFGFLAKHFNYLEVRDINYYNLPTPYSDMYFKSVMEQGQNLDAFVSANVSKNLNFAVGYKGLRSLGKYQNQLSSTGNLKLISSYNTKDKRYFLKAHMTAQDILNHENGGIKVLSQFESGDDLYQERSRIDVNFYDAQSLLNGKRFFVDHSFKLSKSPSSVVLNHQFNYEYKYFELSMAAHERFGESYSSFINNKTRYNRMYNKFGAAYSHKYLGDFNFFVENYQYNYYYYRTVVQASGAFVPNAINDKINTWGGQYIYNKDKWKGTFLISNSITNQSLANLDANIRYTLNENNVFSFRYQNMNKLPNLNYVLYQSDYKEYNWNNSFKNEKINNIEVEAKTKWFEASMQYSVLNDHLYFANQNPTYNVEGIANQLIVKPLQYEKTINYLSIKAGNEIKVGKFGLDNTFLFQQVEQSDNILNVPQFTTRNSLYYSDYFFKKALFLQTGFTFNYFTKYKANDYNPLLGEFYIQEQKEVGGYPVFDYFLNAKIRTFRVFFKAEHINSSITGYDFYTAPNYPYRDFMIRFGLVWNFFS, from the coding sequence ATGAAACAAGGGCTTTTCTGTTTGTTATTTTTATTTTCGATTTCCTTTTCTGCTTTTGCACAGGATGATGATCTGCAGTTAGAAAAAAAAGCGTCTAATGACAAAGCGGAAAAAAAAGCAACCGTTGATTTATACAAAATCATTTCTATAGAAAGAGATACCACAATAGTAGATACATCGCTTACTATCAAACGAGAGTATAAATTCAATTATTTGCGTAAAGATATTTTCGGACTGTTGCCTTTTCTAAATGAAGGACAAACGTATAATACTTTGGATTTCGGGTTGACCCATTTTAACCCATTCCCCGAATTTGGTTTCCTTGCCAAACATTTTAATTATCTCGAAGTTCGCGATATCAATTATTATAATCTTCCAACGCCATATTCGGACATGTACTTTAAATCGGTTATGGAACAAGGTCAAAACCTGGATGCCTTTGTTTCTGCCAATGTGTCAAAAAATCTTAATTTCGCTGTAGGCTATAAAGGGCTTCGTTCATTAGGGAAATATCAAAACCAACTCTCAAGTACAGGGAATTTAAAATTGATCTCGAGCTACAATACGAAAGATAAACGTTATTTTCTTAAAGCTCACATGACTGCTCAGGATATCCTAAACCATGAAAATGGTGGAATAAAAGTACTTTCCCAATTTGAAAGCGGGGATGATCTGTATCAGGAACGATCCCGAATTGATGTGAATTTTTATGATGCACAATCACTTTTGAATGGTAAACGTTTTTTTGTGGATCACTCGTTTAAGCTTAGTAAGAGTCCGAGTAGTGTAGTGTTGAATCACCAGTTTAACTACGAGTATAAATATTTCGAATTATCCATGGCTGCGCACGAGCGTTTCGGTGAGAGTTATTCGTCTTTCATAAATAATAAGACCCGCTACAACCGTATGTATAATAAGTTTGGTGCAGCGTACTCCCATAAATATCTGGGGGATTTTAATTTTTTTGTGGAAAATTACCAGTACAATTATTATTACTATAGAACAGTCGTGCAGGCTTCAGGAGCTTTTGTCCCGAATGCTATCAATGATAAAATCAACACTTGGGGTGGCCAGTATATCTACAATAAAGATAAATGGAAGGGAACTTTCTTAATATCGAATTCGATAACGAATCAGTCTCTTGCGAATCTTGATGCCAACATTCGATACACACTAAATGAAAACAATGTTTTCTCATTCAGGTATCAAAACATGAATAAATTGCCTAACCTGAATTATGTCCTTTATCAAAGTGATTACAAGGAATACAATTGGAATAATAGTTTTAAAAACGAAAAAATTAATAATATCGAGGTAGAAGCAAAAACAAAATGGTTTGAAGCCTCGATGCAATATTCCGTTTTAAATGATCATTTGTATTTTGCTAACCAGAACCCAACCTATAACGTAGAGGGTATAGCCAATCAGCTTATTGTAAAACCTTTGCAATACGAAAAAACAATCAACTATTTATCGATTAAAGCCGGAAACGAAATTAAAGTTGGTAAATTTGGTTTAGATAATACTTTTCTGTTTCAACAAGTGGAGCAATCGGATAATATTTTAAATGTACCTCAGTTTACCACCCGTAATAGTTTGTATTACAGTGATTATTTCTTTAAAAAAGCATTGTTTTTACAAACTGGGTTCACATTTAACTATTTTACCAAATATAAGGCTAATGATTACAATCCTTTGTTAGGCGAATTTTACATCCAAGAGCAAAAAGAAGTTGGTGGTTATCCCGTGTTTGATTATTTCCTTAATGCCAAAATCCGAACTTTTAGGGTTTTCTTCAAGGCAGAACATATTAACTCAAGTATAACGGGTTATGATTTTTACACCGCTCCAAATTATCCTTACCGTGATTTTATGATCCGATTCGGACTTGTTTGGAATTTCTTCAGTTGA
- a CDS encoding ComEA family DNA-binding protein: protein MKITSDFKYTREQRSGIAVLILLMIIVQLAYCFYFSEISFSDQPVSKEEKEWLALQSEIDKLKIEKDNIKHKIYPFNPNFISDFKGYTLGMSVVEIDRLHKFRKGNRFVNSVVEFQKVTMVSDKLLAEMAPYFKFPDWVKNGAKGDFVSRFSKPTIDKKTKRIVADINLASQEDLMKVYGIGPALSERILKEREKLGAFVSMKQLDDVWGLSPEVIANMNEYFSVLTSPNVKKIDVNEASVKELSQFPFFKYHLAKEIVTYRSMQGAIKGKDDLRKIKDFPIDKVDIIALYLAF, encoded by the coding sequence ATGAAAATTACGTCTGATTTTAAATACACCCGCGAACAGCGGAGTGGAATTGCTGTGCTTATTTTATTGATGATAATTGTGCAGTTAGCCTATTGTTTTTATTTTTCGGAAATTTCTTTTTCAGATCAACCAGTAAGTAAAGAGGAAAAAGAGTGGCTGGCATTACAGTCGGAAATCGATAAGCTTAAAATTGAAAAGGACAATATAAAGCATAAGATTTATCCGTTCAACCCAAATTTTATTTCTGATTTCAAAGGATACACATTGGGGATGTCGGTTGTTGAGATTGATCGTCTGCATAAATTTCGAAAAGGGAATCGATTTGTGAATTCCGTAGTCGAATTTCAAAAAGTCACCATGGTTTCTGATAAACTGCTGGCAGAAATGGCTCCTTATTTTAAGTTTCCGGATTGGGTTAAAAATGGTGCTAAGGGTGATTTTGTTTCTCGTTTTTCGAAGCCGACGATTGATAAAAAAACGAAAAGAATTGTGGCGGATATCAATTTGGCTTCCCAAGAAGATTTGATGAAGGTATATGGAATCGGTCCGGCTCTTTCCGAAAGAATTTTAAAGGAACGTGAAAAACTGGGGGCTTTTGTGTCGATGAAACAGTTGGATGATGTTTGGGGGCTTTCTCCTGAAGTCATTGCAAACATGAACGAATATTTTTCTGTTTTGACTTCCCCGAATGTCAAGAAGATTGATGTTAATGAGGCTTCTGTAAAAGAGTTGTCTCAATTTCCGTTTTTTAAATATCATCTTGCCAAGGAAATTGTTACTTACAGGAGCATGCAGGGGGCGATAAAAGGAAAAGACGATTTAAGAAAAATTAAAGATTTTCCTATTGATAAAGTTGATATAATTGCCTTATATTTGGCCTTTTAA
- a CDS encoding pyridoxal-phosphate dependent enzyme, with product MKYANNILETIGNTPMVKLNKITSEIDALVLAKVEYFNPGHSCKDRMALKMVEDAEADGRLKPGGTIIEGTSGNTGMGLALAAIVKGYKLICVITDKQSKEKMDILRAVGAKVVICPTDVEPNDPRSYYSVSKRLAEETPNSWYVNQYDNLSNTQANYEQTGPEIWEQTDGKVTHFIVGVGTGGTISGVAKFLKEKNPNIKIWGVDTYGSVFKKYKETGIFDENEVYSYVTEGIGEDILPQNVNFDLIDGFTKVTDKDAAVYTRKLALEEGLFVGMSSGSAIKGLLQLKEEFGPDDVVVVLFHDSGSRYVGKIFNDDWMRDRGYLDDEITKAEDLIREHIDKPLVVVRTEELVSHAIGRMRKHKISQIPVIDVNGFVGSVDETDLFQSYVADKNVADKPIREVMGAAFPIVKLGTPVEEVSKLINKDNQAVLVDLGNGKHHIITKHDIINSIK from the coding sequence ATGAAATACGCAAATAATATATTGGAAACCATCGGGAATACACCAATGGTTAAATTGAACAAAATAACTTCTGAAATCGACGCTCTTGTATTGGCTAAAGTAGAGTATTTTAATCCCGGTCATTCATGTAAAGACCGTATGGCGCTTAAAATGGTCGAAGATGCAGAGGCAGACGGACGTTTAAAACCAGGGGGGACAATCATAGAAGGTACATCCGGAAATACCGGTATGGGATTGGCTTTAGCGGCAATTGTGAAAGGCTATAAACTGATTTGTGTTATCACGGATAAGCAGTCCAAAGAAAAAATGGATATCTTACGTGCCGTAGGCGCTAAAGTGGTAATCTGTCCTACAGATGTAGAACCAAACGACCCGCGCTCATACTATTCCGTTTCCAAGCGCTTAGCTGAAGAAACTCCAAATTCGTGGTACGTTAACCAATACGATAACTTATCAAACACCCAGGCAAACTACGAACAAACAGGACCTGAAATCTGGGAACAGACTGATGGTAAAGTTACGCACTTTATAGTAGGTGTAGGTACTGGTGGAACAATCTCCGGGGTAGCTAAATTTTTAAAAGAGAAAAACCCGAATATCAAAATCTGGGGAGTGGATACCTATGGTTCGGTTTTCAAAAAATACAAGGAAACCGGAATCTTCGATGAGAACGAAGTGTATTCTTATGTAACAGAAGGAATCGGTGAAGATATCCTTCCTCAAAACGTAAACTTCGACCTGATTGACGGTTTCACAAAAGTTACCGATAAAGATGCGGCGGTGTATACCCGTAAACTGGCTTTAGAAGAAGGTTTGTTTGTTGGGATGTCTTCCGGATCAGCTATCAAAGGTTTACTGCAGTTAAAAGAGGAATTCGGGCCGGACGATGTGGTTGTGGTATTGTTCCATGATTCAGGTTCCCGCTATGTGGGTAAAATATTTAATGATGATTGGATGCGTGACAGAGGATATCTGGACGATGAAATTACCAAAGCCGAAGATTTGATCAGAGAGCATATCGACAAGCCTCTAGTGGTTGTCCGTACAGAGGAATTGGTTTCTCATGCTATTGGCCGTATGCGTAAACACAAGATTTCGCAAATACCGGTTATCGACGTAAACGGATTTGTAGGTTCAGTAGATGAAACGGATTTGTTCCAAAGTTATGTTGCAGATAAAAATGTAGCTGATAAACCAATACGTGAAGTTATGGGGGCTGCTTTCCCAATTGTGAAATTAGGAACGCCGGTTGAAGAAGTTTCTAAGTTAATCAATAAAGACAATCAAGCAGTCTTGGTTGATTTAGGAAACGGAAAACACCATATCATTACCAAACACGATATTATCAATTCGATAAAATAA
- a CDS encoding PspC domain-containing protein, which translates to MITNIRHFFEKHGFEVSSRLADRLGMRTTSVRLFFIYISFFTVGLWFGVYLTLAFLFKLKDKVYTKRSSVFDL; encoded by the coding sequence TTGATAACCAATATACGTCACTTTTTCGAGAAACACGGTTTCGAAGTTTCTTCCCGTTTAGCCGATCGCCTTGGTATGAGGACCACGAGCGTTCGTCTTTTTTTTATTTACATTTCTTTTTTTACTGTCGGACTCTGGTTTGGAGTGTATCTTACACTTGCTTTTTTGTTCAAGTTGAAGGATAAGGTCTATACCAAACGCAGTTCTGTTTTTGATTTGTAA